In candidate division KSB1 bacterium, the DNA window CAGGCTGTCAGCTTTCCACTGTCGTCGATGGCGCGCAAAATTTCTTCCGACCACTTGCGCCGGCGCACGTCGAAGTAAGCGGTTCCGGAGGCATCGCCAAACTCGGTTTTCCTTTCGCCGGTGAGCCAAAAATTGATGTAGTCGTGCGGCAAAAGAATCGTTGTTAATTTCGCATAATTCGCCGGCTCATGCTTTTTCAGCCATTCAATCTTGGAGGCGGTGAAGCCGACCGCAATGGTGTTGCCGATTAAATCGACGACTTTTTCTTCCCCGCCCAAGCGCTTGGTCAGAGCATTGGCTTCGGCAGCCGTGGCCGTGTCGCACCAAAGTTTGGCCGGACGAATGACGCTGCCGGTTTTGTCGAGCGGCACAAAGCCGTGCTGCTGGCCGGAGACGCCAATCGCCCGAACTTTCTTTGGGTTGAGTTTGCTTTTTTTGAAGGCGTCGGCCAGCGCCACAGAGATCGCCGCAATCCACCACGCCGGGGCCTGTTCGCGCTTGCCATGATTGTCTTCAATCAACTCATGGGCGGCGTAGGCTTCCGCGACAATCGCGCGCTGTTCGCGAGCGATGATCAGGACTTTCGAGCCTTGCGTCCCGCTATCGATACCGACGAATAGTTCGCTCATTTTGCTCCGAAAATTCATCGCCTTGTTATGACTGTTCGACTGTTGTTCTTGATGATAACAATGTTGAGAGAAAAATCAAGCAAAACTTTCCGGCTTGAACAAAGCTTACAACTTTTTTCTTCTTGAGCCGTCCAATACTAAAACAAAAATTTGAGTGAATTCATTTGTCAACGACTCAAGACGCGCGACCTTTCCCAACACCCGCGCACGGCGAGAGCGCCACGCTCGCCACGCTGCGCGGCTTTCTTTTAATGATTTTCATCCTCGGCGTGCTCGGCGCCGGCGCGGAGCTGCTGCTGCTCGATCACACCGAGGATTTCAAGCAATGGATTCCGCTGGCCTTGATGAGCCTCAGCCTCGTCGTGCTCGGGCGGCGCGCGATCGATCGCGGCCCCACGAGCACGCGAGTCTTTCAAGCGATAATGCTTCTCTTCGTGATCAGCGGGTTCGCCGGACTCTTTCTGCACTATCAGGGCAACGTGGAGTTCGAGTTGGAAATGTACCCTTCTCTGAAAGGGTTGGAACTATTTAAAAAAGCAATCCAAGGAACAACACCGCCGACACTGGCGCCTGGGACGATGATCATGCTCGGGCTGATTGGATTGGCCTATACTTATCGACACCCGGTCTTCAGCAAATCGGCTGGAAAAATTTCAAACCATAACGGAGAAAGGCAATGATGCAGAGAACAATACTGGCGTGTGTTACAGCGCTTTCGTTGGCGCTCGCGCTCGGTGTTGTGGACATGTCGAACGCGCAGGTTGGAAAAAATCAGGGGGTGCTGAACCCGAACTTGGCCGGCGAAAAAGAGTTGCTGGCTTTGCCCCACCTCAACGCCAAGCTGGTGAAAGCTATTCTGGAGAAGCGGCCTTTTCTGAATATGACGGCGCTGGACACCCTGCTGCGCCAATCGTTGAGCAAAGAGCAATTGGCCGGGCTTTATCCCAAACTTTTTGTCCCAATCAATCTGAACACCGCCACGCGCGAAGAGATTCTGCTCGTCCCCGGCGTCGGGCGGCGCATGGCGCACGAATTCGAGGAGTACCGTCCCTATCGTAGCCTGGCGCAGTTCCGCCGCGAAATCGGCAAATACGTCGACGAAAAAGAAGTCGCGCGTTTGGAGCAATTTGTCTTCGTGCCGATCAATCTGAATACTGCCAGCGACGAAGATATTCTCAGCATCCCCGGCATCGGCAAACGCATGTTACACGAGTTCAAAGAGTATCGCCCGTATAAAAATATCGAGCAATTCCGCCGTGAAATCGGCAAGTACGTCGATAAAAGAGAAGTCGCGCGGCTTGAAAGCTACATCACGCTGGAATAGATTTGGCAATTCAATGATTTTCATCATTATCGGGTGTCGAACCCGACATGAGCGATTACCACGGATTAAACAAATAAAAATCTGCGTGATCCGCCCTGGCATCGTGTTTCCGGCGTTTTTCTTCGCCGGCGCCGTCGGCGTGTTTTTCGGTTTCTATCCGGCGCGCAAAGCCGCTCGGCTCAATCCCCTCGACGGCTGCGGTATTATGGTCTTACTCTGAAAAAACTATCACGACCGCGAAGTTTTTTGTAGCGCAAGCTTCCAGCTTGCCTTCGTTTGCAGGCTGGAAGCCTGCGTTACGAATAGCAGCAAAAAAAGTGAAACAAAATCTTATGCTGATAAACCCAACTTCGGAGATGCGTATGAAAACGGTATCACAAATTCTCAAGCGTGTGTGCCTGTTCTGTACTCCCATGCTTTTTCTTCTCGCCGAAACCGGCCTGGCCCAACCGCCGCAAGGACGGGGCATGTTCGACTCGACCCGAACGGCGGCGATGGTGGATACGTTGGCCAAAAAACTTTCGTTGAGCAAAGATCAAAAAGAAAAAGTCGGCAAGATTTACTTCGCGGCGTTTGCCGAGGGTAGAAAAGCGTTTGAACAGAACCAGGGAGATTTCCAGGCGATGCGCGAAGCCCGCCTGAAGATCAACGAGAAACGCGATAACGAGGTCAAAGCGTTGTTGAACGATGAGCAGAAAAAACTTTACGACAAGTTTCTGGCAGAACAGCGCGCCCAGATGCAAAGGCGGCTGGGCGAACGCATGCGAAATTAGCATCGACTCGAGGTGGGGTAACGGGGAGAATTTCCGTATTCTTGAATAAAAGACTGAGCGTTCATCAATTTTTAACCAGGGCATTTCGACGTGGAAAATATCCAAAAACAAAGCCGCAGAGAATTTTGTCTTCATGCCTGCCAGGCGGCCTCACTGGCGGTGTTCGGCAGCAGCCTGGCGACACTCCTGGCAGGCTGCGGCTCGGAGAATCCGGTTGATTCCAGCGGCGGCAACCTCCCCAGGATTCAGGCGACGGTCGCCAACAATACGATTACGTTGACGATTGACGCCAATTCGCCGCTGGCCGCGGTCGGCAGCGCCGCGCTCGTGCAAGCTTCGGGCAACTCGCTGCTCGTTGCCCGCACGGCGCAAGATTCGTTCACGGCGGTGACGGCGATCTGCACGCACCAAGCTTGTGTGATCACCGGTTACAACAACCAAATTTACACCTGCCCCTGTCACGGTTCGCAATTCAACACCAGTGGGCGGGTCGTGCGCGGCCCGGCGACGAGCGCGCTGCGGACTTTTCAGACGCAATTCACCAACAATCAGTTGAGCATCACATTATCGTAAACAAAGGGCGATTCGCCTGGCTGCAAACGGGAGGAGAAATCAGCGATGGCAAGCATAACACGATTTGCGTTGTTGATCATTTTCGGCGCTGCGCTCGTTGGTGCTGCCGCCTCCCGGGCGCAGCCGCCCGCTCTCGATTCACTGCGCCTAAGCTTGGAGCTGAAAGACGCGCCATTGCGCGAAGCGCTGCAGCAGCTTGTCTTGCAGACGAAAGCGCAATTGGTTTATCATGACGCCATCGTCGCCGGAGTCAAAACGAGCTGTTCGTTAAAAAATGTCACTCTGCGACAGGTGCTCGAAGAAATTCTCACACCGGCTGATCTCACCTACCACGTGATGGACGATGGCCTGATTGTGATCGTCTGGCGCGGCTGGATGACGAGACCTCCGGAGCGCCAAGGCCCTCCGAA includes these proteins:
- a CDS encoding helix-hairpin-helix domain-containing protein encodes the protein MMQRTILACVTALSLALALGVVDMSNAQVGKNQGVLNPNLAGEKELLALPHLNAKLVKAILEKRPFLNMTALDTLLRQSLSKEQLAGLYPKLFVPINLNTATREEILLVPGVGRRMAHEFEEYRPYRSLAQFRREIGKYVDEKEVARLEQFVFVPINLNTASDEDILSIPGIGKRMLHEFKEYRPYKNIEQFRREIGKYVDKREVARLESYITLE
- a CDS encoding ubiquinol-cytochrome c reductase iron-sulfur subunit, whose protein sequence is MENIQKQSRREFCLHACQAASLAVFGSSLATLLAGCGSENPVDSSGGNLPRIQATVANNTITLTIDANSPLAAVGSAALVQASGNSLLVARTAQDSFTAVTAICTHQACVITGYNNQIYTCPCHGSQFNTSGRVVRGPATSALRTFQTQFTNNQLSITLS